TAAGTCTATTTGGTCCCGGACCTTCCAACTCTGATAAATACAATTCTAGTTGTCCTGTTTCATCATAAATAAACATTGCTTTTGTGTCAGGAATGTAGCCTGATTCTTTGAATGAAGGAATAATATTCATTTCGTTTTCGGAAAGGAAATGAAATTCACCACGTATTAGATTTTCAAAAATTACTACTTCCGTACCGTACTCATTTTGATAGAGTAAAGTGTAGGAAGCGACTTCATTTAGCCATTTTGCTGAATCAAAGGTGGAAATTGTATCATCTTTTAGAAAAACGTAATATTCTATATCAGAGTATTGATCTCCCTCTCCTTTTGTAAAAGAGCCATACATCATACAAGCAGATATTCGTTCATCTGACTGGACAAGTTCCTTAACCCTTGCCATTAGTTCCTTTTGTTTTAACAATTCGATTCCTTCTTTCTTTATTTTGATTCAGGGAGAAATAAAAAATCCTCCCAAATAATGTTGGAAGGATTAGTCATGTCACTTTTTAAGGACTCAAATAAAACTATTTAGCCTTTTTAGCTATTCAGTCTTACATTTATTTAGTATATGGAAAAATGGGCAGACTAATCCTAAGTTTTTAAACTGAAATATACTATTTCATTTGTTAAAAATTAGATTAGTTCTTCATTGTCCACCCATCTCTCCTTTCGATTAATAGTATATTAATTTTAACACTTCAAAGTTCAAAGCACAAGTTGGTGAAACTCATAGATTAACTATTCTCTAATGTACAAATCTCCGTATAATTTTTGGATCTGGTTCCTTAATCTTATATTTTCCTCTTCTAATTCCTTTACTCTTGTTTTTAAGGTTTTAATAAGGACTTCTTCAGAACGGGAGCTTTTCTTGGGTTTTGATATTACATTTTCTGTTTTTTGCTGTTTTCGGAGAGATTCAATCCTTTGCCTAATATCATGTTCCTTATAAAGCCATGATTTAGAAACATTAGCTTCCTTTGCAACTGTGTTAAAATTAATAGTCTTACCTTCAAGCGATAGTTTAGAGATAACCTTGTCTACATTTTCTCTAGTCCGCCTGGACTTTTGCTTTGCCAAACGCACAATTTCCTCTGTATTTCGTACCTGTTTAACCATCTAACTAATCCCCTTCAGGCTGCCAATTATTTGCTCTAGTCGCTCTTTAACACGGTTATTAGTCTCTATTTGCCTTTGCCATTGCTTTTCCTTAGCGACTGCCAATAACTCCTCAGTACGATTTAACTGTTCCTCATGCTGCGATAAAATGTTCCTCATGCTGCGATAAAAACTGCTTACTTGTACAAAAATGA
The sequence above is drawn from the Exiguobacterium aurantiacum genome and encodes:
- the lnu(G) gene encoding lincosamide nucleotidyltransferase Lnu(G), whose product is MLKQKELMARVKELVQSDERISACMMYGSFTKGEGDQYSDIEYYVFLKDDTISTFDSAKWLNEVASYTLLYQNEYGTEVVIFENLIRGEFHFLSENEMNIIPSFKESGYIPDTKAMFIYDETGQLELYLSELEGPGPNRLTEENVNFLLNNFSNLWLMGINVLKRGENARSLELLSQLQKNILQLIRIAEENADNWFNMTKNLEKEISPENYEKFKKTTARLNELELYEAYKNSLLLVMELRNLVEKQYQLTISDDFLGKLFNYMNE
- a CDS encoding DUF6262 family protein; amino-acid sequence: MVKQVRNTEEIVRLAKQKSRRTRENVDKVISKLSLEGKTINFNTVAKEANVSKSWLYKEHDIRQRIESLRKQQKTENVISKPKKSSRSEEVLIKTLKTRVKELEEENIRLRNQIQKLYGDLYIRE